A single window of Bacillaceae bacterium S4-13-56 DNA harbors:
- the nth gene encoding endonuclease III, translating into MLTKQQTLEVLDKIAHMFPNAECELRHENAFELLIAVVLSAQCTDALVNKVTKDLFQKYKVPEDYIAVDLEELQQDIKSIGLYRNKAKNIRKLSEILIEQYNGKVPQTHSQLVELPGVGRKTANVVMSVAFGEPAIAVDTHVERVSKRLGIARWKDSPLEVEKALMKKVPREEWSDTHHRLIFFGRYHCKAQRPQCEICPVLDYCREGQKRMKKVVGKIEK; encoded by the coding sequence ATGTTAACAAAACAACAAACATTAGAAGTATTAGACAAAATTGCCCATATGTTTCCAAATGCAGAGTGTGAGCTCCGTCATGAGAATGCTTTTGAATTACTAATAGCTGTAGTATTGTCAGCACAATGTACTGACGCACTTGTGAATAAAGTGACCAAGGACCTTTTCCAAAAATATAAGGTACCAGAGGATTATATTGCAGTTGATCTAGAAGAACTTCAACAGGACATAAAATCCATTGGACTCTATCGGAATAAAGCTAAAAATATTCGTAAGCTTTCTGAAATTCTAATTGAGCAATACAATGGGAAGGTTCCCCAGACTCATAGTCAATTAGTAGAATTGCCAGGGGTTGGAAGAAAAACAGCAAATGTGGTTATGTCTGTTGCTTTCGGAGAACCGGCAATTGCAGTAGACACTCATGTCGAAAGGGTATCCAAACGATTAGGGATTGCCAGGTGGAAGGATAGTCCTTTAGAAGTTGAAAAAGCATTGATGAAAAAAGTTCCAAGAGAAGAGTGGAGCGACACTCATCATCGATTAATTTTCTTTGGACGTTATCATTGTAAAGCTCAAAGACCCCAATGTGAGATTTGTCCTGTTCTAGATTATTGTAGGGAGGGACAAAAAAGAATGAAAAAAGTAGTGGGGAAGATAGAAAAATGA
- a CDS encoding DnaD domain-containing protein, translating to MKNMNELEKMVQDQMTLPKKLLLSYTSLGLNETELILFLQLHRFQTEGNMFPTPSELAGCLNIGDQEASQLLRNLIQKGYLKIIQDRNEKQIEEKYSLLPLWEKLYGQKEEDKIQPKQDEGEHNLFILFEQEFGRTLSPFEIEMINVWLDQEEYEPVLIKAALREAVLLGKMNLKYIDRILFEWKRKGIRTVKDARQQSHAFHQKSNQKTITSDEPVKRDVSFYYNWLEKDGE from the coding sequence ATGAAAAATATGAACGAATTAGAAAAAATGGTACAAGACCAAATGACACTTCCTAAAAAATTACTTTTATCATATACCTCCCTTGGATTAAACGAAACAGAGCTAATTCTTTTTTTACAGCTTCATCGTTTTCAAACAGAAGGAAATATGTTTCCGACGCCTAGTGAATTAGCAGGTTGTTTAAATATTGGAGATCAAGAAGCTTCACAGCTTTTACGCAATTTAATCCAAAAGGGATATTTGAAAATTATTCAAGACCGAAATGAAAAACAAATAGAAGAGAAGTATTCCCTACTACCCCTATGGGAAAAATTGTATGGTCAAAAAGAAGAAGATAAAATTCAACCAAAACAAGACGAAGGAGAGCACAACCTTTTTATATTGTTTGAACAGGAGTTTGGCCGCACACTTTCCCCTTTTGAGATTGAGATGATCAATGTGTGGCTTGATCAGGAAGAGTATGAACCAGTCTTAATCAAAGCCGCACTAAGAGAAGCGGTGTTGTTAGGTAAGATGAATTTAAAATATATTGATCGAATCCTTTTTGAGTGGAAAAGAAAAGGAATTCGAACGGTTAAGGATGCAAGACAACAAAGCCATGCTTTTCATCAAAAGAGTAATCAAAAAACTATTACGTCTGATGAACCAGTTAAACGCGATGTATCCTTTTACTACAATTGGTTGGAAAAAGATGGGGAGTAG